One genomic region from Euzebya tangerina encodes:
- a CDS encoding S10 family peptidase codes for MADHTHAADPDARPPVTPTYEPPGEARTTLNWSPPDGEALEVQVTAGWTVLRRGESPSAEIFSTAYVVASDHPRPVTFVFNGGPGASSAFLHLGAIGPLRVSLPDDGSLPAMPIQLVDNDESWLGHTDLVFVDPAGTGFSRLVRRPSAGGRDDTATDPDGLNSHHDDDDRYYRFGSDVAGLREFISRWLSTHRRWSAPVFIAGESYGGYRVGRLAKALQEEEGVGVAGIIAISPALELTPLTATDYSLEAFIDTLPTMAASALHHGRSRAAAEGATADEVMAQATDFATGQYVSYLASGAAMPEEEREAVLDRLGDLIGLDAAVVRRHHGRITLETFARELLRDQGLAVGLYDTTQTTVDPFGDRDGFGSWPDATLSGSTPAFTMAVNQMLRERIGVETQRRYELISMDVNARWKPDADAHALETPAGATDDLRYGLALNPHMRVLIVHGRHDLVTPAHHSQRLVNLMRLDPTAAERLSLARYDGGHMFYTLAESRRAFTADAVALIEASLA; via the coding sequence ATGGCCGACCACACCCACGCTGCCGACCCTGATGCCAGGCCGCCCGTAACGCCGACCTACGAACCGCCGGGTGAGGCCAGGACCACCCTGAACTGGTCGCCGCCGGACGGGGAGGCACTCGAGGTGCAGGTGACGGCCGGATGGACCGTCCTCCGGCGCGGTGAGTCGCCCTCCGCGGAGATCTTCAGCACCGCCTACGTCGTTGCTTCTGACCACCCCCGACCGGTGACGTTCGTCTTCAACGGCGGGCCCGGTGCCAGCTCGGCGTTCTTGCACCTGGGAGCCATCGGACCGCTCCGCGTGTCCCTGCCGGATGACGGGTCCCTACCCGCCATGCCGATCCAGCTGGTCGACAACGACGAGTCGTGGTTGGGCCACACGGACCTCGTGTTCGTGGACCCGGCCGGGACGGGGTTCAGCCGCTTGGTCCGCCGGCCGTCGGCGGGCGGGAGGGACGACACGGCCACCGACCCGGACGGTCTCAACAGCCATCACGATGACGACGACCGGTACTACCGCTTCGGCTCGGACGTGGCCGGGCTGCGGGAGTTCATCAGCCGGTGGCTCTCCACCCATCGGCGGTGGTCGGCCCCCGTGTTCATCGCCGGTGAGTCCTACGGCGGCTACCGCGTCGGCCGGTTGGCGAAGGCGCTGCAGGAGGAGGAGGGCGTCGGCGTCGCAGGGATCATCGCCATCTCACCGGCGCTCGAGCTCACACCGCTGACGGCGACGGACTACTCGCTCGAGGCGTTCATCGACACCCTGCCGACCATGGCGGCTTCAGCCCTCCATCACGGACGCAGTCGTGCGGCGGCCGAGGGAGCGACCGCTGATGAGGTCATGGCACAGGCGACCGACTTCGCGACCGGGCAGTACGTCAGCTACCTGGCCAGTGGGGCGGCGATGCCGGAGGAGGAGCGGGAGGCCGTCCTCGACCGGCTGGGTGACCTCATCGGGCTGGACGCCGCCGTGGTGCGGCGGCATCACGGCCGGATCACCCTGGAGACCTTCGCCCGGGAGCTGCTGCGGGACCAGGGCCTGGCCGTGGGTCTGTACGACACCACCCAGACGACCGTCGACCCCTTCGGTGACCGCGACGGGTTCGGTTCGTGGCCGGACGCAACGCTCTCCGGTTCGACGCCGGCCTTCACCATGGCGGTCAACCAGATGCTGCGGGAGCGGATCGGCGTGGAGACGCAGCGGCGCTATGAGCTGATCAGCATGGACGTCAACGCGCGCTGGAAGCCGGACGCCGACGCACACGCCCTCGAGACGCCGGCCGGGGCCACCGACGACCTGCGGTATGGGCTGGCGCTGAACCCGCACATGCGCGTGCTGATCGTCCACGGTCGACACGACCTGGTGACGCCTGCCCATCACAGCCAGCGCCTGGTCAACCTGATGCGGCTGGACCCGACGGCGGCGGAGCGGCTCTCGCTGGCCCGCTACGACGGCGGCCACATGTTCTACACGCTGGCGGAGAGCCGTCGCGCCTTCACGGCGGATGCGGTGGCGCTGATCGAGGCGTCGCTGGCCTGA
- a CDS encoding thiamine pyrophosphate-dependent dehydrogenase E1 component subunit alpha produces the protein MWTIRAFEQGLEELFQRGLLHGTMHLSIGQEAVATGVCGALAEGDLITSTHRGHGHCLAHGADPERMMAELLAKESGYCKGRGGSMHIADVSRGNLGANGIVAGSMTIAAGAALAQQQQGSDAVVVCFFGDGAANEGAFHEALNLAGIWDLPVIYVCENNQYGMSMATARAAAGNDIAGRGAAYGLPGTKVNGNDILAVREATLEAAARARAGEGASLIEAVTYRYRGHSKSDRNLYRTREEITEWRDERDPIDAFTRYCTEHEVLSEQEITAASQRGKDTIKEAVAGAMTGAEPDPTELAGAAYAANPGMEGAA, from the coding sequence ATGTGGACCATCCGGGCCTTCGAGCAGGGCTTGGAGGAGCTGTTCCAGCGCGGCCTGCTGCACGGCACCATGCACCTGTCCATCGGCCAGGAAGCCGTGGCGACCGGGGTCTGCGGCGCCCTGGCTGAGGGAGACCTGATCACCTCGACGCACCGTGGCCACGGCCACTGCCTGGCCCACGGCGCCGACCCTGAACGCATGATGGCCGAGTTGCTGGCCAAGGAGTCCGGCTACTGCAAGGGCCGTGGCGGCTCGATGCACATCGCCGACGTCAGTCGGGGCAACCTCGGCGCCAACGGGATCGTCGCGGGGTCCATGACCATCGCGGCCGGTGCAGCACTCGCGCAGCAGCAGCAGGGCAGCGATGCCGTCGTCGTGTGCTTCTTCGGCGACGGCGCAGCCAACGAGGGCGCCTTCCACGAGGCGCTCAACCTGGCGGGCATCTGGGACCTGCCGGTGATCTACGTCTGCGAGAACAACCAGTACGGCATGTCGATGGCCACGGCACGAGCCGCAGCGGGCAACGACATCGCCGGTCGGGGGGCCGCGTACGGCCTGCCGGGGACGAAGGTCAACGGCAACGACATCCTGGCTGTACGCGAGGCGACCCTCGAGGCGGCGGCGCGGGCCCGAGCAGGGGAGGGGGCCAGCCTCATCGAGGCGGTCACCTATCGCTACCGGGGGCACTCGAAGTCGGATCGAAACCTCTACCGCACGCGGGAGGAGATCACCGAGTGGCGCGACGAGCGGGATCCGATCGACGCCTTCACCCGCTACTGCACCGAGCACGAGGTGCTCAGCGAGCAGGAGATCACCGCGGCCAGTCAGCGCGGCAAGGACACCATCAAAGAGGCGGTGGCTGGTGCGATGACCGGTGCCGAACCCGATCCGACCGAGCTGGCGGGCGCGGCCTACGCCGCCAACCCTGGCATGGAGGGTGCAGCGTGA
- a CDS encoding RNA polymerase sigma factor, whose amino-acid sequence MSDLNGAHGPDASVTAEAFCRAIRAELVGAMTLFCGDRGVAEELAQEALTRAFERWATLDSPRAWTFATAFNLARSRFRRTRAERRAQARIADLSASPVDPDTSTAIAVRAAVSELPDRQRQVILCRFYGGLSVRETARAMRCAEGTVKSTTSHAIASLRRAGLHIDDTADEEAPTHA is encoded by the coding sequence ATGTCTGATCTCAACGGCGCTCACGGGCCCGACGCGAGCGTGACCGCCGAAGCGTTCTGTCGAGCGATCCGTGCCGAGCTCGTGGGAGCGATGACGCTCTTCTGCGGTGACCGGGGCGTCGCGGAAGAACTGGCCCAGGAGGCCCTGACCCGGGCGTTCGAGCGTTGGGCGACCTTGGACAGTCCTCGGGCCTGGACCTTCGCGACTGCTTTCAACCTGGCTCGGTCGCGCTTTCGTCGAACGCGTGCCGAGCGCCGAGCGCAGGCACGGATCGCAGATCTGTCTGCCTCCCCGGTGGACCCGGACACATCAACAGCCATCGCGGTTCGTGCCGCCGTCAGCGAACTGCCGGACCGGCAGCGACAGGTGATCCTGTGCCGCTTCTACGGGGGCCTCTCCGTTCGGGAGACCGCGCGAGCCATGCGGTGTGCCGAGGGCACGGTCAAGTCCACCACCTCGCATGCCATCGCGAGCCTACGACGGGCAGGCCTGCACATCGACGACACGGCAGACGAGGAGGCACCCACCCATGCCTGA
- a CDS encoding ABC transporter permease, with protein MSAANSWAASPSAVSGSARTPLSRLIAVEARKTVDTRAGFWLLVATVLGTTVIIGIQVAVGVAADIELTMADFMLGANAGLGIFVPVLGVLAVSSEWTQRTHLTTFVLEPDRARVLVAKLASVAGMAVAAVGIGVASAAAGNALLAAAADTTAVWDVDAGHVAGFLVLHLIGLLTAFALGALFQSTPVAIVIYLLWSLVLPPLFFVAASVFSWFEGVQPWIDYGLAQGWLSEGVDLTSRQVFQLLATTAEWTLLPLALGCWRVLRSDIAG; from the coding sequence ATGAGCGCCGCGAACTCCTGGGCGGCGTCGCCCTCTGCAGTGTCCGGATCTGCTCGGACGCCGCTGTCGCGGCTGATCGCCGTCGAGGCGAGGAAGACCGTCGACACCCGCGCCGGCTTCTGGCTGCTGGTCGCCACGGTACTTGGCACGACCGTGATCATCGGCATCCAGGTCGCCGTCGGGGTGGCGGCCGACATCGAGTTGACGATGGCCGACTTCATGCTCGGCGCAAACGCCGGGCTCGGGATCTTCGTCCCGGTCCTCGGGGTCCTCGCCGTCAGCTCGGAGTGGACGCAACGCACGCACCTGACGACCTTCGTCCTGGAACCGGACCGAGCGCGTGTCCTCGTCGCGAAGCTCGCCTCCGTCGCCGGCATGGCCGTGGCCGCGGTCGGCATCGGGGTCGCGAGTGCGGCTGCCGGCAACGCACTGCTGGCTGCCGCGGCCGACACGACCGCCGTGTGGGACGTCGATGCCGGGCACGTCGCCGGCTTCCTGGTGCTGCACCTGATCGGGTTGCTGACCGCGTTCGCGCTCGGGGCACTGTTCCAGAGCACCCCCGTCGCGATCGTCATCTACCTGCTCTGGTCGCTCGTGCTGCCACCACTGTTCTTCGTCGCGGCCTCGGTGTTCAGTTGGTTCGAGGGCGTCCAGCCCTGGATCGACTACGGCCTCGCGCAGGGTTGGCTGTCCGAGGGCGTGGACCTCACGTCCCGCCAGGTGTTCCAGCTGCTGGCGACGACTGCCGAGTGGACCCTGCTCCCGCTGGCGCTCGGGTGCTGGCGGGTCCTGCGGAGCGACATCGCCGGCTGA
- a CDS encoding NAD(P)H-dependent oxidoreductase: MSDRLARLTAFADDIGRPVRICLVGAGQMGSGLAAQLGRMPGLELAAVVDINADRAAAALGLAGRDSVHVGAAGAPAALAAGRPVALDDPKAVAELDIDVVVEATGVPLVGAAVAHNSLLAGQDVVMLNVETDVTVGVYLDDLARSAGQVYTIADGDEPVCGKELVDLAHEMAFDVVCAGKGKNNPFRPSAVAGELQDEADRKHMNPKMLASFVDGSKTMIEMAALSNATGLPVDTVGMHGVTSEVDGLASTLIPAADGGVLSEAGRVDYAFGPAPGVFVVVTHQDETVRQEMSYLGMGAGPYFTLYRPFHLASLEAPRTIITTVLDRRPVLRPAGWHAEVVATAKHDIPAGTTLQGIGGDHVRGVTYRADQATEFLPLGLAENGVVQTDIGAGDPLPRSAVDVPASVISTLRSLQEMRA, encoded by the coding sequence GTGAGCGACCGCCTCGCGCGTCTGACGGCGTTCGCCGACGACATCGGTCGACCGGTCCGGATCTGCCTGGTCGGCGCAGGCCAGATGGGTTCTGGGCTGGCAGCACAGCTCGGGCGCATGCCCGGGCTCGAGCTCGCGGCCGTGGTTGACATCAACGCGGACCGTGCGGCAGCTGCCCTCGGGCTGGCTGGCCGCGACAGCGTTCACGTGGGGGCGGCCGGGGCACCCGCTGCGCTGGCTGCCGGTCGCCCTGTGGCGCTGGACGACCCCAAGGCCGTTGCGGAGTTGGACATCGACGTCGTCGTCGAGGCCACCGGCGTCCCGCTCGTCGGCGCCGCGGTGGCCCACAACAGTCTCCTGGCCGGCCAGGACGTCGTGATGCTCAACGTGGAGACCGACGTCACCGTCGGGGTCTACCTGGACGACCTGGCCCGCAGTGCCGGGCAGGTGTACACCATCGCCGACGGCGACGAACCGGTCTGCGGCAAGGAGCTGGTCGACCTCGCCCACGAGATGGCCTTCGACGTGGTCTGCGCCGGCAAGGGGAAGAACAACCCGTTCCGACCGTCGGCTGTCGCGGGGGAGTTGCAGGACGAGGCCGACCGCAAGCACATGAACCCCAAGATGTTGGCCAGCTTCGTCGACGGGTCCAAGACCATGATCGAGATGGCGGCCCTGTCCAATGCCACCGGCCTCCCGGTCGACACCGTCGGCATGCACGGTGTGACGAGTGAGGTGGACGGTCTGGCCTCCACCCTGATTCCGGCCGCAGACGGTGGCGTTCTGTCCGAGGCAGGGCGGGTCGACTACGCCTTCGGACCGGCACCCGGCGTCTTCGTCGTCGTGACCCACCAGGATGAGACCGTCCGGCAGGAGATGAGCTATCTGGGAATGGGTGCGGGCCCGTACTTCACCTTGTACCGGCCGTTCCACCTGGCCAGCCTGGAAGCGCCTCGCACCATCATCACCACCGTCCTCGACCGCCGGCCGGTCCTACGCCCGGCGGGATGGCACGCCGAGGTCGTGGCGACCGCCAAGCACGACATCCCCGCCGGCACCACCCTGCAGGGGATCGGTGGCGACCACGTCCGCGGCGTCACCTACCGGGCCGACCAGGCGACTGAGTTCCTGCCGCTCGGCCTGGCCGAGAACGGCGTCGTCCAGACCGACATCGGTGCTGGGGACCCGCTGCCACGCAGCGCAGTGGATGTCCCCGCATCCGTCATCTCGACGCTGCGATCCCTGCAGGAGATGCGGGCCTGA
- a CDS encoding alpha-ketoacid dehydrogenase subunit beta translates to MTRTTYAKALAEAFRVALAEDERVFMAGEDIGIYGGAFGVTDGLLDEFGPKRILDTPISEEVIAGLAVGAAIVGQRPIVEMQFSDFIVNAMDPIVNQAAKLHFMYGGQVSVPMIIRGPGGGGTGAAAQHSQSLEAWFAHVPGLKVVTPATAQDVHDLLLASLLDPDPVVFLEHKLLYKVEEDVEFRSSIADTPAQLGQALVRREGGDCSIVAYSIMVPRALEAAEVLAEEGIDVEVVDLRTLRPMDTTTIRSSVKKTGRLVTAQEAPVPVSIGAEVAACVAGSDALDYLLAPIQRVGSLDVPMPYAKTLETATIPQTGDIVDAARRVMKD, encoded by the coding sequence GTGACCCGGACGACGTACGCCAAGGCGCTTGCGGAGGCCTTCCGCGTCGCGCTTGCTGAGGACGAGCGGGTCTTCATGGCCGGGGAGGACATCGGCATCTACGGCGGCGCATTCGGGGTCACCGATGGCCTGCTGGACGAGTTCGGGCCCAAGCGGATCCTGGACACGCCAATCTCGGAGGAGGTCATCGCCGGCTTGGCCGTCGGTGCCGCCATCGTCGGGCAGCGCCCGATCGTGGAGATGCAGTTCAGCGACTTCATCGTCAACGCCATGGACCCGATCGTGAACCAGGCGGCCAAGCTGCACTTCATGTATGGCGGCCAGGTCTCGGTTCCCATGATCATCCGAGGTCCTGGTGGCGGCGGAACGGGTGCGGCAGCTCAGCACAGCCAGTCGCTGGAAGCCTGGTTCGCCCACGTCCCCGGCCTGAAGGTCGTCACCCCGGCCACAGCGCAGGACGTCCACGACCTGCTGCTGGCCTCGCTGCTCGATCCCGATCCCGTCGTGTTCCTCGAGCACAAGCTGCTGTACAAGGTCGAGGAGGACGTCGAGTTCCGATCCTCGATCGCCGACACACCGGCACAGCTGGGCCAGGCCCTGGTCCGTCGGGAGGGAGGCGACTGCTCGATCGTCGCCTACTCGATCATGGTGCCCCGGGCGCTCGAGGCCGCCGAGGTCCTAGCCGAGGAGGGCATCGACGTCGAGGTGGTCGACCTGCGGACCCTCCGGCCCATGGACACCACGACCATCCGGTCGTCGGTCAAGAAGACCGGACGGCTGGTGACGGCGCAGGAGGCCCCGGTCCCCGTGAGCATCGGCGCCGAGGTGGCGGCCTGTGTCGCCGGCTCCGACGCCCTGGACTACCTGCTCGCACCCATCCAACGGGTCGGGTCGCTGGATGTCCCGATGCCCTACGCCAAGACACTCGAGACCGCGACGATCCCCCAGACCGGTGACATCGTCGATGCCGCCCGCCGGGTCATGAAGGACTAG
- a CDS encoding HPr family phosphocarrier protein translates to MIARAEMTLTNEVGLHARPAAAFVKTASTFAADITITNGDRSADAKSMLGVLKLEATQGSTIVLEADGEDAQDAIDALITQLESAH, encoded by the coding sequence ATGATCGCTCGAGCCGAGATGACCCTGACCAACGAGGTCGGCCTGCACGCCCGCCCGGCTGCTGCGTTCGTGAAGACCGCGTCGACCTTCGCCGCCGACATCACGATCACCAACGGAGACCGGTCGGCCGACGCCAAGTCGATGCTGGGTGTCTTGAAGTTGGAGGCGACGCAGGGGTCGACGATCGTCCTCGAGGCCGACGGGGAGGACGCGCAGGACGCCATCGATGCCCTGATCACCCAACTGGAGAGCGCCCACTGA
- a CDS encoding HAD-IIB family hydrolase has translation MTSSDLPVLLALDVDGTLLDGQGHLTPKRAAAITAVSRQIRTVFATGKTWPSIVDLVRRFGLDGPHIICNGAATAMSTGEIEVLDALPAAVSSLVIQELRRRDIAFAVYRADGSILADTYRPEFDRITDLGEAHPEYGPIAADGQGASNGNGTAAMAVLKVLAVLEEQEESDLRELCADRAHIQRTGPHFLEWNNPHASKGAALTHLSREHGWPLADMVAVGDSENDASMFRVAGTGVAVASASAAALAAADVHLTEDVAAFLEALLRPVEAAG, from the coding sequence ATGACCTCTTCTGATCTGCCGGTTCTCCTCGCCCTGGATGTCGACGGGACGCTGCTCGATGGGCAGGGCCACCTGACGCCGAAGCGGGCGGCGGCGATCACCGCTGTCTCCCGGCAGATCCGGACCGTGTTCGCGACCGGCAAGACGTGGCCGTCCATCGTCGACCTGGTCAGGCGATTCGGGTTGGACGGGCCTCACATCATCTGCAACGGGGCCGCCACGGCGATGTCGACCGGCGAGATCGAGGTGCTGGACGCGCTGCCGGCAGCGGTCAGCAGCTTGGTGATCCAAGAGCTCCGGAGACGAGACATCGCGTTTGCGGTCTACCGGGCCGACGGCTCGATCCTGGCAGACACTTACCGACCCGAGTTCGACCGCATCACCGACCTGGGCGAGGCCCATCCCGAGTACGGGCCCATCGCAGCCGATGGTCAGGGGGCGAGCAACGGCAACGGCACCGCCGCCATGGCGGTCCTAAAGGTCTTGGCTGTCCTTGAGGAGCAGGAGGAGTCGGACCTCCGCGAGCTGTGCGCCGACCGGGCCCACATCCAGCGGACCGGCCCGCACTTCCTGGAGTGGAACAACCCGCACGCGTCGAAGGGCGCCGCGCTGACCCATCTGTCCCGGGAGCACGGCTGGCCGCTCGCCGACATGGTTGCCGTGGGAGACTCCGAGAACGATGCGTCGATGTTCCGGGTCGCCGGGACCGGCGTCGCCGTGGCCTCTGCCTCAGCGGCGGCTCTCGCGGCCGCGGACGTGCACCTGACCGAGGACGTGGCGGCCTTCCTCGAGGCTCTGCTGCGGCCGGTCGAGGCCGCCGGCTGA
- a CDS encoding dihydrolipoamide acetyltransferase family protein, with translation MSTLTVRLSALTTDMTDGELLKWIVAAGDEVTEGDPIAEFTTDKVDTELESPYTGTVVELLVEESAIVNVGDAIATIQSDEDDLLGGLDLGDAEAPESPEEPAQADQPDDDASSATDTSGLALIPAPPPVRKRARREGIDLGDVNPTGSRGQVTHADLDAYQATSSAGGSSSPDEQATSQESPAQPTATTPSAAMPQAEADSRDQARRRRVRAATAASTSRSQAIPQFTLFRSADVTETAGRRSGIGWTTILARSYAAMLWRHPELNAIWDEERGVVAPLDEVRIGLAVDTPTGLVVVALDDPDKQGPASADADLRAAAERARAGDIRREDLEGVSATISNLGGWNVERFTALLVPPQASILSVGAIAEQPSVVDGRVKPRLKMELGLTVDHRVADGADAARALQTLIEILEDA, from the coding sequence ATGAGCACCCTGACTGTGCGGCTGTCGGCCCTCACGACGGACATGACCGACGGCGAGTTGCTGAAGTGGATCGTGGCCGCCGGCGACGAGGTCACCGAGGGCGACCCCATCGCGGAGTTCACCACCGACAAGGTCGACACCGAACTCGAGAGCCCCTACACCGGCACCGTCGTCGAGCTGCTGGTCGAGGAGTCGGCCATCGTCAACGTCGGCGACGCCATCGCCACCATCCAGAGCGACGAGGACGACCTGCTCGGCGGCCTGGACCTCGGTGACGCAGAGGCCCCGGAGTCCCCGGAGGAGCCAGCCCAGGCGGATCAGCCAGATGACGATGCCTCCTCCGCCACTGACACCAGCGGGCTGGCCCTGATCCCGGCCCCGCCGCCCGTCCGCAAGCGCGCCAGGCGTGAGGGCATCGACCTCGGCGACGTCAACCCCACGGGCAGCCGCGGCCAGGTCACCCACGCCGACCTGGACGCCTACCAGGCCACCTCGTCGGCGGGTGGCAGCAGCTCGCCCGACGAGCAGGCGACGTCCCAGGAAAGCCCGGCCCAACCGACCGCGACCACACCCTCGGCCGCGATGCCGCAGGCGGAGGCAGACTCCCGGGACCAGGCCAGACGACGACGGGTCCGTGCCGCCACCGCCGCCTCGACCTCGCGATCACAGGCCATCCCGCAGTTCACGCTGTTTCGCAGTGCCGACGTCACCGAGACGGCCGGGCGCCGGAGCGGCATCGGCTGGACCACCATCCTGGCGCGGAGCTACGCCGCGATGCTGTGGCGCCACCCCGAGCTGAACGCCATCTGGGACGAGGAGCGCGGTGTCGTGGCCCCGCTCGACGAGGTGCGGATCGGGCTCGCCGTCGACACGCCGACCGGACTCGTGGTCGTAGCCTTGGACGACCCCGACAAGCAGGGCCCGGCCTCGGCGGACGCCGACCTGCGCGCCGCGGCCGAGCGGGCCCGCGCCGGCGACATCCGTCGCGAGGACCTGGAGGGGGTGTCGGCCACCATCTCGAACCTCGGCGGGTGGAACGTGGAGCGCTTCACCGCGCTCCTGGTCCCACCCCAGGCCAGCATCCTCTCCGTCGGCGCCATCGCTGAGCAGCCATCGGTCGTGGACGGCCGGGTCAAGCCGCGTCTGAAGATGGAGCTCGGCCTGACGGTGGACCACCGAGTTGCGGACGGAGCCGACGCCGCCCGCGCACTGCAGACCCTGATCGAGATCCTGGAGGACGCATGA
- the srlA gene encoding PTS glucitol/sorbitol transporter subunit IIC, protein MLGAIEQVAEVFTGIFQQGAEFFTALVTGILPLIIVLLTAVNALIKFIGIERVNKVAELAGKEGIQYAPLRFLVLPVLAVFFLTNPACYSMGTFLPERNKPAFYDSAVSFVHPPLGLLPHVNPGELFVWAGIASGVEMAGNELTPLAVRYLLVGLIVIFIRGLVTQFIYDLLASRADDTSNDTAAAAA, encoded by the coding sequence TATTCCAGCAGGGGGCCGAGTTCTTCACAGCCCTGGTGACCGGCATCCTGCCGCTCATCATCGTGCTACTGACCGCAGTCAACGCGCTCATCAAGTTCATCGGTATCGAGCGGGTCAACAAGGTCGCCGAGTTGGCCGGCAAGGAGGGCATCCAGTACGCACCACTGCGGTTCCTGGTCCTCCCGGTGCTCGCGGTGTTCTTCCTGACCAACCCGGCGTGCTACTCGATGGGGACGTTCCTGCCGGAACGCAACAAGCCAGCCTTCTACGACTCCGCGGTCAGCTTCGTGCACCCGCCCCTCGGGCTGCTGCCACACGTCAACCCCGGCGAGCTCTTCGTCTGGGCCGGCATCGCCAGCGGTGTGGAGATGGCGGGCAACGAGCTGACGCCGCTGGCGGTCCGCTATCTGCTCGTCGGACTGATCGTGATCTTCATCCGCGGCCTGGTGACGCAGTTCATCTACGACTTGTTGGCCTCCCGCGCTGACGACACGTCCAACGACACCGCTGCTGCGGCGGCCTAA
- a CDS encoding PTS glucitol/sorbitol transporter subunit IIA: MTPDGAAVRLDTTVTGVGEMAPEFFAADIVVLFGEDAPEELLDVAVVHAPNAPVSSIQVGDTITISGAVETRLEVLAVGDVVNENLANLGHLVMKCNGEGDAALPGDLCCTKAEVPVIKAGDRILITDSPGAQA, from the coding sequence ATGACACCAGACGGCGCCGCCGTCCGCCTCGACACGACGGTCACCGGCGTCGGCGAGATGGCACCGGAGTTCTTTGCGGCGGACATCGTGGTCCTCTTCGGGGAGGACGCGCCCGAGGAGCTCCTGGACGTGGCTGTGGTCCACGCCCCGAACGCGCCGGTCTCGAGCATCCAGGTCGGCGACACCATCACGATCTCGGGCGCTGTCGAGACACGGCTCGAAGTGCTGGCCGTCGGAGACGTCGTCAACGAGAACCTCGCCAACCTCGGCCACCTGGTCATGAAGTGCAACGGCGAAGGAGACGCGGCGTTGCCGGGCGACCTGTGCTGCACCAAGGCCGAGGTCCCCGTGATCAAGGCCGGCGACAGGATCCTCATCACCGACTCCCCGGGAGCACAGGCGTGA
- a CDS encoding ABC transporter ATP-binding protein, with amino-acid sequence MIEINALTKTFGPVTAVDDVTFRCTPGTITGFLGPNGAGKTTTMRLMVGLMRPDAGAVTFDGRAYEALPNPGRHVGVLLDASAQHAGRTGREALTIAARVMGVEAGRVEEVLDLVGLTEDEAGRRLRTYSLGMQQRLGIGVALLGDPPVLMLDEPANGLDPGGIRWMRHLLADHRGRGGTVLLSSHLLHEVEQVADRLVLIGRGRLVAQGSREELLADRPPTTTLEDLFLDMTSDDQREPHADADVAGARR; translated from the coding sequence ATGATCGAAATCAATGCACTCACCAAGACCTTCGGCCCCGTCACCGCCGTGGACGACGTCACGTTCCGATGTACACCCGGCACCATCACGGGGTTCCTCGGTCCGAACGGGGCGGGGAAGACGACGACGATGCGACTGATGGTCGGCCTTATGCGACCTGATGCCGGCGCGGTCACATTCGACGGGCGGGCCTACGAGGCGCTCCCAAACCCCGGCCGGCACGTGGGGGTTCTGCTCGACGCGTCGGCGCAGCACGCCGGGCGCACCGGCCGGGAGGCGCTCACGATCGCTGCCCGGGTCATGGGGGTGGAGGCCGGTCGGGTGGAGGAGGTCCTGGACCTGGTCGGCCTCACCGAGGACGAAGCCGGGCGGCGGCTGCGCACGTACTCGCTCGGCATGCAACAGCGGCTGGGGATCGGGGTCGCGCTGCTCGGCGATCCCCCGGTCCTGATGCTCGACGAACCGGCGAACGGCCTGGACCCAGGAGGGATCAGGTGGATGCGCCACCTGCTTGCCGACCACCGCGGACGTGGTGGGACCGTCCTGTTGTCAAGCCACCTGCTGCACGAGGTCGAGCAGGTGGCCGACCGGCTGGTGCTGATCGGCAGGGGTCGTCTGGTCGCCCAGGGCAGCCGAGAGGAACTGCTGGCCGACCGACCACCGACCACGACCCTGGAGGACCTGTTCCTCGACATGACCAGTGACGACCAGCGCGAGCCGCACGCGGACGCCGACGTGGCGGGGGCGCGACGATGA